The following proteins are co-located in the Prionailurus viverrinus isolate Anna chromosome A1, UM_Priviv_1.0, whole genome shotgun sequence genome:
- the SLITRK1 gene encoding SLIT and NTRK-like protein 1 has product MLLWILLLETSLCFAAGNVTGDVCKEKICSCNEIEGDLHVDCEKKGFTSLQRFTAPTSQFYHLFLHGNSLTRLFPNEFANFYNAVSLHMENNGLHEIVPGAFLGLQLVKRLHINNNKIKSFRKQTFLGLDDLEYLQADFNLLRDIDPGAFQDLNKLEVLILNDNLISTLPANVFQYVPITHLDLRGNRLKTLPYEEVLEQIPGIAEILLEDNPWDCTCDLLSLKEWLENIPKNALIGRVVCEAPTRLQGKDLNETTEQDLCPLKNRVDSSLPAPPAQEETFAPGPLPTPFKTNGQEDHATPGSAPNGGTKIPGNWQIKIRPTAAIATGGARNKPQTNGLPCPGGCSCDHIPGSGLKMNCNNRNVSSLADLKPKLSNVQELFLRDNKIHSIRKSHFVDYKNLILLDLGNNNIATVENNTFKNLLDLRWLYMDSNYLDTLSREKFAGLQNLEYLNVEYNAIQLILPGTFNAMPKLRILILNNNLLRSLPVDVFAGVSLSKLSLHNNYFMYLPVAGVLDQLTSIIQIDLHGNPWECSCTIVPFKQWAERLGSEVLMSDLKCETPVNFFRKDFMLLSNDEICPQLYARISPTLTSHSKNSTGLAETGTHSNSYLDTSRVSISVLVPGLLLVFVTSAFTVVGMLVFILRNRKRSKRRDANSSASEINSLQTVCDSSYWHNGPYNADGAHRVYDCGSHSLSD; this is encoded by the coding sequence atgctgctttggattctgttgctGGAGACGTCTCTTTGTTTTGCCGCTGGAAACGTTACAGGGGACGTTTGTAAAGAGAAGATCTGTTCCTGCAATGAGATAGAAGGGGACCTGCACGTAGACTGTGAAAAAAAGGGCTTTACAAGTCTGCAGCGTTTCACCGCCCCGACTTCCCAGTTTTACCATCTATTTCTGCATGGTAATTCCCTCACTCGACTTTTCCCTAATGAGTTTGCTAACTTTTATAATGCGGTTAGTTTGCACATGGAAAACAATGGCTTGCATGAAATCGTTCCTGGGGCTTTTCTGGGGCTGCAGCTGGTGAAAAGGCTGcacatcaacaacaacaagatCAAATCTTTTCGAAAGCAGACTTTTCTGGGTCTGGACGATCTGGAATACCTCCAGGCCGATTTTAATTTATTACGGGATATAGACCCGGGGGCCTTCCAGGACTTGAACAAGCTGGAGGTACTCATTTTAAATGACAATCTCATCAGCACCCTACCTGCCAACGTGTTCCAGTatgtgcccatcacccacctcgaCCTCCGGGGAAACAGGCTGAAAACGCTGCCCTATGAGGAGGTCTTGGAGCAAATCCCTGGCATTGCTGAGATCCTGCTAGAGGATAACCCGTGGGACTGCACCTGTGATCTCCTCTCCCTGAAAGAATGGCTGGAAAACATTCCCAAAAATGCTCTGATCGGCCGAGTTGTCTGTGAAGCCCCCACCAGACTGCAGGGGAAAGACCTCAATGAAACCACAGAACAGGACTTGTGTCCTTTGAAAAACAGAGTGGATTCCAGTCTCCCGGCGCCCCCTGCCCAAGAAGAGACCTTCGCTCCTGGCCCCCTGCCAACTCCTTTCAAGACAAATGGGCAAGAGGATCATGCCACCCCAGGGTCTGCTCCAAATGGAGGTACAAAGATCCCAGGCAACTGGCAGATCAAAATAAGACCCACTGCTGCGATAGCGACCGGCGGCGCCAGAAACAAGCCCCAAACCAATGGCTTGCCTTGCCCTGGGGGCTGCAGCTGCGACCACATCCCAGGGTCGGGTTTAAAGATGAACTGCAACAACCGGAACGTGAGCAGCTTGGCTGATTTGAAGCCCAAGCTTTCCAATGTGCAGGAGCTTTTCCTTCGAGATAACAAGATACATAGCATCCGAAAATCGCACTTTGTGGATTACAAGAATCTCATTCTGTTAGACCTCGGCAACAACAACATTGCCACCGTAGAGAACAACACTTTTAAGAACCTTTTGGACCTCAGGTGGCTGTATATGGATAGCAATTACCTGGACACGCTGTCCCGGGAGAAATTCGCCGGGCTGCAAAACCTCGAGTACCTGAACGTGGAGTACAATGCAATCCAGCTCATCCTTCCTGGCACCTTCAATGCCATGCCCAAACTAAGGATCCTCATTCTCAACAACAACTTGCTGAGGTCCCTGCCCGTGGACGTGTTCGCTGGGGTCTCACTCTCTAAGCTTAGTCTGCACAACAATTATTTCATGTACCTTCCAGTGGCAGGGGTACTGGACCAGTTAACCTCCATCATCCAGATAGACCTGCACGGAAACCCTTGGGAGTGCTCCTGCACCATTGTGCCTTTTAAGCAATGGGCAGAACGCCTGGGTTCCGAAGTGCTGATGAGCGACCTCAAGTGTGAGACGCCGGTGAACTTCTTTAGGAAGGATTTCATGCTCCTCTCCAATGACGAGATCTGCCCCCAGCTGTACGCGAGGATCTCGCCCACGCTAACTTCGCACAGTAAAAACAGCACTGGGTTGGCGGAGACCGGGACGCACTCCAACTCCTATCTAGACACCAGCAGGGTGTCCATCTCGGTGTTGGTCCCGGGACTGCTGCTGGTGTTTGTCACCTCCGCCTTCACTGTAGTGGGCATGCTCGTGTTTATCCTGAGGAATAGAAAACGATCTAAGAGAAGGGACGCCAACTCCTCGGCGTCCGAAATTAATTCCCTACAGACAGTCTGTGACTCTTCCTACTGGCACAATGGGCCTTACAACGCAGATGGGGCCCACAGAGTATATGACTGTGGCTCCCACTCACTCTCAGACTAA